The Asterias rubens chromosome 1, eAstRub1.3, whole genome shotgun sequence genome segment ATCAAACTTACACTGtataaagataatgatggtagaaagcttcccttaaaattttacttgttttgagaaatgagtaaaacaatgtcataaaaatatttttcatctcaggaaacaaaaattattttagcttgtaaaacatttaagcgaatctcctgaaaacatcgctctatgatttacattttgttttcctctctAAAAAAACTTGACGAGTAATGAAGCtggaacttctacaggtaaattatatcacCTATCATCATTCACAGTGACtaaggattcatgtcatggccaaaaacttaatctacaaaaggtatcaaaatggATTGTTCGATCTCATTGTATTTCAGGATGGACGATTCATGGTCTTGAGTAATGGTACACTTCACATGAGGAGACTTATGACAACAGATGGAGGTGTTTATGTATGTAGGGCAGAAACAGTGGCTGGTAGTGTTGTAGCCGAGGCCACATTGTCTGTCATGGGTAAGTCATCAAAATAATGAACAGGCATCATGTTCTTCCTAATTTACTCTGGttctgatttttttaattttttttttaatgggggggggggatactgggaaaatcagaaaatttgtaTTAATGAGGCCTAAAAGTcaattaaagcctacaccattaAGGTTAGCCCTTGTTCTTTATAaaattgtcctacttttttccatgGGCCAATATGCCTGAATAATAATGATAAGCAGTTTCAGACGTAATAACACAAGCGTGTTCAAAAGCACTTCGTTATAAGATACACTTGTAAAACGTCAGCACAATATAGTAAAATAATcagggggaaaacaaatttacacaaatatttaaaactaTATTACAGAATTAGAGAAATTACAGAAGTGCTGGATTTATGCTTGATATTTGTACAAACTTCTACCCAGAATAACACTTTTCCCTCTGGTCTCCTCAATTACCCAAACAGCCGTCTTAAAGTTTTCTCCAGCGCCCAGCAGCAAACCTCTAGAGCTCGGTGAAAACTCCAAACTCATCTGTCGAGCCACAGCATCAGTCCCTCCAATCGTCCGATGGATCAAGCTCGGTGGAGATAGAACAGCCCCATGGGATTCTCATATCAATGAGACGGACGGCAAGTTGACCTTTTACCCGGCCATGAAGACAGACGCCGGCAAGTACATGTGTGTCGCTACGGCTGGCGGCGAGATGATCAATATCACGGTCAACATCAATGTCTTTGGTAAGATCCAACACTTTTATTTCTATAAAATTTGGTTCAGGGGTTGAATTTCAAGgtaaaatccacaagactgtaGGACTTGTAGCGtagaatctttactggacccGGAATTAACTTACAAGAGCAGAATTAAATTGAAAGGAGACTAGAATCAAACGGAGAACACAGTTTTATGATCTTAACAAGACACTTAGAGAAGACTGATATCTTCAGTGTTATGGATGATGCTCAGCAGGATTAAAAGATCTTTGTGATACTCGAAAACTCAACATTTAAACATCATTCTTTTGAGCCtaagatgttgaattgaaaaaagtCACTATGGTGCGGTGTAAATCTCAAGccctgatgtacatgtatcaggATTAATGATCATCTAACTTGACACTCAGAACTTTCATAGAACCAGAAACAGTTGTTACAAGAGCTAAAATATatctttagttttttttctgaacttaCAGGAAAAGTAGAATTAAAAAGCTAAAAAAACGCTATAGTTAGTCTATGGTAAAAGTTCCAGATTACCATACAGAGTGGATTGTGGGTTTAGTGGCCCAGTTCTAAAATTACTGGACTGGCCTGTGGTCAAGTGGGTGTTTGATTATACCATTTCAAAACAGATGTCATTGACCCCCATCCAAACTGCAGACTTAAAACGTTACATCTTTTCCATTTTGCAGTGAGACCTAAATTCGTCATAGTCCCCGTCAATGTGACAGGGTACGAGGGTTATCCTCTAACCATAGACTGCAAGGCAAGCGGGGATCCCATTCCAACAATCACATGGTTAGGCATCTCCCCGGCAACGGTCAACAAACCCCACAAGACACCACTGGAGAACGGTTCACTGTACATCGATGAGATTAAAGCATCCGATGCTGGCAACTATCAATGCATTGCTGGGAGTAATGCTGGACTCAATAGTGCAGAGTTTACATTAGAAGTCCGGAGTGAGTACCAGTGCTTTTTAAACCCTCCTACTATGTTCGGTATCATCCATTATGCCAGCCattatgatatcatgtggtgaatgcatctacttTGTAcgtagtcaaccctcctactgtcttactattcaatatcattcactgtggttttgTATAATAATTGATAGACAGTAGCACACTTAAATAAAGAGTACTCAAGCTTTGTGGATATTCTTTTCAAGGGGTCCAGCTGGCTACTTCAGTGTTTAAAAGCATCCCTAATGTaacgtatggactgtgaaagagCGGACGGGCCAGCTAACTGCACCTGCTTGCCAGTCACTAAAAAAGTTACGGGCAAACCCTGTAATTTTCTTTGATCTGAAACATTACTCATTGTTCTTATGCTCCACAGGAGGAACCCCACCCAACCTAGCTCCTTTCACCCCGCAGTTGATGAACCGTACCATAGCCATAGCCGTCGGCTGTGCATTGGCTTACATCATTCTGGTCGTCGGTCTGATGTGGTGGTGTCGTCACCGTCGTCTGAAGCAGCGACGACTCTTCAAGGCGGAAGCCGCTGCATTAGAAGCTGGCGCTGCTGGTGGGGAAGAGGCTGCTAAGCTGAATGGTACCCTCCCTCATCCGATTCCCAACGGAGAATATCACGATGAAGAGAAGGTTGGACGAATGAGCAATGGAGACATGGCCATGAATCCGCTACTGAAAGGAGCAGGGAGGAGGGGGAGTTACGATAAACTGCAGTTTCCACGCCACGACCTACAGACGCTTGTCGTCATTGGTGAGTCTTGAAGGCTGGACTAGCCACTTTGGGATGtggtttgatttattttttgaagtGGAGGTTCAAGGAGTGCTTAAGAATTCTTGTACTGAAGGATGTGTGTCTGTTTAGGGTTGATGAGGTATCTGGAAATGTGTCACACTTGACTTAAGACATCATAAGAATTGCTTTAAATTTTCCCATAAAAATTGCCAAGATTTAGCAGAATCcttgtataataataactagttcttatatagtcatttcacaataaccgtctcaatgtgctttacataaGTACCCTGGTCGCTGGGCCATTAGAATCCCCTGAATCTTTTTCAGCTCCATGGGAAATATACCACCTGGGCAATGGTAGTGCTCCAATAGTCCTTTTTATTCACATTATCAACTTCTACCATCACAGGTGCcgatttatacccctgggtgaagagaagcaattatggtaaagcatcttacacaaggacacaagtgccatgaccgggattctaacccacactctgctgacttACCCACCataacttgaatttgatgcccTTAAcagctcagccatgacacccttaTAAAGTTCAAAGCCATTACAAGTTTTGTCCTAAGGAAAGATATGTGAGGCTAATGTGCATTTTGTTCTACCCACCCTCCCTCCTTGTAGGTAACGGCTCGTATGGTGAAGTATTCCTAGCCAGGGCAGCTGGCATCACTGAGGGTGTAGAGGCAACCACGGTGATGGTCAAAGCTTTGCAGAACAAGAACGAGGCCCAACAGATGGACTTCCGTCGGGAGATGGACATGCTGAGTAAGCTGAATCATGACAACGTGGTCAAGTTACTTGGGATGTGCAGAGATGCTGAACCTCAGCTCATGATCACAGAGTACCTAGAATGGGTGAGTAACAAGTATTTCCCTTCCAGATTATTCAGACTTGGAAACAAGTTCTCCATGAGCTTATCTCACTCAAACAATCTGGTCAGGTTTTAAGATCTTCAATTGCATATGTTAGCTCAACCAGCATTTAAAACCTCTTGTTATGGTCAGTGTGCCTTTGCCAGCTTCTGCCATTTGGTGCAAGCTTCCTGCCACACTACGTCAAACAAAATCTTTGAACATCCTCAAGAGGGAATTAAAGTCACATCTGTTTCGCTAGTTTTTCAGTTCACTTGTTCTGAACATGACTTTGgtgtctctctttttttttttatatgcgGCCTGATCAGCTTCTGGAGATGTGCCCATTATAagtccatattattattatttttatttgttgttttgcttaCCGTATTGTGATTTTGATTTGCAGGGTGATATGAAGCAGTATTTGCGCGCCACCTGTGGTGAGAACGGCACAACTAACACGCCCCCTCCTCTGACCCTAGCTCAGAAGCTAGACACCATCAACCAGGTTGCCCTGGGCATGGAGCATCTATCCAGCAATCGATTCATCCATGGAGATCTTGCCGCTCGCAACTGCCTCCTGAGTCCCGCCATGGAGACCAAAGTCAGCATGATGGCCGTCAGTCGGGACCTGTACCGCGCCGAGTACCACGAGTACAAGCAGAAGCTGGTGCCCATCCGCTGGATGCCGGCCGAGGCCATCTTCGAGGACGAGCTGTCGACCAAGAGCGACGTCTGGGCCTACGGGGTGTTCGTATGGGAGGTGTTCTCTCAGGGTGACATGCCATACAAGCAGCTGGACAACGACGCCCtgatgagggcgctgttggatGCAGAGCTGATGTTGGAGACGCCGACCGGTACCCCGGAGGAGGTGGAGATCTTGATGCACAGGTGTTGGGCGGAGAGTGCCAAGGAGCGTTATTCATTCAGCGATATCGTCATGGCTCTTCAAAGTATAACACCAGA includes the following:
- the LOC117297774 gene encoding inactive tyrosine-protein kinase 7-like — protein: MWQLRSMSGLKYRIFPNTLFITLVVIVTSKLASSFEIVNDPIGRDVIEGKNTNFQCTVDDVTNVEFKWTLEGEDITDDDRRTVSAGLLQITGVDRVFDLGEFRCVATETVTGETKTSSPAELNIIWIQPSAKVTLKVPASLDLIEEGMRVTLNCKLDGNPPPEIVWYHDKEKLVADEDFELNRNRLRIQSARMKDSGVYSCQGENRAGLVSSSGGNVTLNILDADFPINQVAPVGDIITIGGAASFQCAFTGTPDPVIEWYFKGSGEVNNPVHLSNGTSTRILPDGTLVINDVIAADEGTYICMGVSELGEATVEAELMVAKVEDLPILGSRTIPDGERLSINCTYPYGVKGGVPKPQISWLDQSGALVSSDLADRVHTEGGTYLVFKRVQASDNGNFTCQASNMAGEVTSPLGVIVATMPEFTKKPKDVLAREASEAWLHCQADANPKPRITWLQEDGREIQDGRFMVLSNGTLHMRRLMTTDGGVYVCRAETVAGSVVAEATLSVMAVLKFSPAPSSKPLELGENSKLICRATASVPPIVRWIKLGGDRTAPWDSHINETDGKLTFYPAMKTDAGKYMCVATAGGEMINITVNINVFVRPKFVIVPVNVTGYEGYPLTIDCKASGDPIPTITWLGISPATVNKPHKTPLENGSLYIDEIKASDAGNYQCIAGSNAGLNSAEFTLEVRRGTPPNLAPFTPQLMNRTIAIAVGCALAYIILVVGLMWWCRHRRLKQRRLFKAEAAALEAGAAGGEEAAKLNGTLPHPIPNGEYHDEEKVGRMSNGDMAMNPLLKGAGRRGSYDKLQFPRHDLQTLVVIGNGSYGEVFLARAAGITEGVEATTVMVKALQNKNEAQQMDFRREMDMLSKLNHDNVVKLLGMCRDAEPQLMITEYLEWGDMKQYLRATCGENGTTNTPPPLTLAQKLDTINQVALGMEHLSSNRFIHGDLAARNCLLSPAMETKVSMMAVSRDLYRAEYHEYKQKLVPIRWMPAEAIFEDELSTKSDVWAYGVFVWEVFSQGDMPYKQLDNDALMRALLDAELMLETPTGTPEEVEILMHRCWAESAKERYSFSDIVMALQSITPDSSV